In one Erinaceus europaeus chromosome 3, mEriEur2.1, whole genome shotgun sequence genomic region, the following are encoded:
- the ARID5A gene encoding AT-rich interactive domain-containing protein 5A isoform X2: MAPPVKGKRKQPEGGDPLDPPVSPKPDGEQSRSQSPIQLEDSPETGGEREEQEREEEQAFLVSLYKFMKERHTPIERVPHLGFKQINLWKIYKAVEKLGAYELVTGRRLWKNVYDELGGSPGSTSAATCTRRHYERLVLPYVRHLKGEDDKPLPPSKPKKQYKMTKDPRGDDGATERPKKVKEEKQGDQMMPGKIKTDAAATDLVQLPSQELPKDNIEEPGPTLGSSLPFLGATCCPEAYKRLLSSFYCKGTHGIMSPLAKKKLLAQVSKAGALQCQEGCCHGTGGPNRELQAPPAVCHQERPQSPEPAEISRHQLTPQEGLSATGGTLREEAHVGPRPSAPIFTGCFHACPTEVPKPISQYPRDFFPSLKKGVLPRPSGNEDGLQVKEPQLVWGGDASRPSAFHKGSSRKGNLYPKPKACWVSPMAKVPAESPMPLPTFPTNPGLSNKRSLEVEDFAHGGKKLRAVSPYLKEMDAKECGTKPVGPSLAVSCLLGPALGPALPEAYRGTMLRCPLNFAGTPDPLKGQATLPFSPLVIPAFPAHFLATTAPAPVATGLMHLPPASFDSALRHRLCPTSSTWHVPPATTYAAPHFFHLNTKL, translated from the exons ATGG CACCTCCTGTCAAAGGGAAAAGGAAACAGCCAGAGGGGGGTGACCCACTAGACCCACCTGTGTCCCCTAAACCTGATGGTGAACAGAGCAGGAGCCAAAGCCCCATCCAGCTGGAG GACTCCCCCGAGACAGGCGGGGAGCGGGAGGAGCAGGAGCGGGAGGAGGAACAGGCCTTCCTGGTCAGCCTCTACAAGTTCATGAAGGAGCGACACACGCCCATCGAGAGGGTGCCCCATCTCGGCTTCAAGCAGA TTAACCTGTGGAAGATCTACAAGGCCGTGGAGAAGCTGGGTGCCTATGAGCTG GTGACTGGCCGCCGCCTCTGGAAGAACGTGTACGACGAGCTGGGGGGCAGCCCAGGGAGCACCAGCGCCGCCACGTGCACACGCCGCCACTACGAGAG GCTGGTCCTCCCATACGTGCGGCACCTGAAGGGGGAGGATGATAAGCCGTTGCCCCCCTCCAAGCCCAAGAAGCAATACAAGATGACCAAAGATCCTCGGGGGGATGATGGGGCCACAGAGAGGCCGAAGAAAGTCAAGGAAGAGAAGCAGGGAGACCAG ATGATGCCAGGAAAAATCAAAACAGATGCCGCTGCCACTGACCTGGTCCAGCTTCCCAGCCAGGAGCTCCCTAAGGACAACATAGAAGAGCCAGGCCCAACCTTGGGGTCCTCTTTGCCCTTCTTGGGTGCCACATGCTGCCCTGAGGCCTACAAGCGACTCTTGTCCAGCTTCTACTGCAAAGGGACACATGGCATCATGTCACCACTAGCCAAAAAGAAGCTCCTGGCCCAGGTGAGCAAGGCAGGGGCCTTGCAGTGCCAGGAGGGCTGTTGCCATGGGACAGGAGGTCCTAACAGAGAGCTCCAGGCACCGCCAGCTGTTTGCCATCAAGAGCGTCCCCAGAGCCCAGAACCAGCTGAGATCTCCAGGCACCAGCTGACTCCTCAGGAGGGACTGTCTGCCACCGGGGGCACCCTCAGGGAGGAGGCTCATGTGGGCCCCCGGCCATCAGCCCCCATCTTCACTGGCTGTTTCCATGCCTGCCCCACTGAAGTGCCGAAGCCTATCAGCCAGTACCCCCGGGACTTCTTCCCCAGTCTTAAAAAAGGGGTGCTACCAAGGCCTTCTGGTAATGAGGATGGGCTGCAGGTCAAAGAGCCCCAACTGGTGTGGGGTGGAGATGCCAGTCGTCCTTCTGCGTTTCACAAAGGCAGCTCCAGAAAGGGCAACCTCTACCCTAAGCCCAAAGCCTGCTGGGTATCCCCCATGGCCAAGGTCCCTGCTGAGAGCCCTATGCCCCTCCCCACCTTCCCTACCAACCCAGGCCTCAGTAACAAGCGCAGCCTGGAGGTGGAGGATTTTGCCCATGGTGGCAAAAAACTACGTGCTGTGTCCCCCTATCTTAAGGAGATGGATGCCAAGGAGTGTGGGACTAAACCTGTGGGGCCCAGTTTGGCTGTATCCTGCTTGCTGGGCCCAGCCCTGGGGCCTGCCCTCCCAGAGGCCTACAGGGGCACCATGCTACGCTGCCCACTGAACTTTGCTGGCACCCCAGACCCCTTAAAGGGCCAAGCCACACTTCCCTTCAGCCCCCTGGTCATCCCAGCCTTCCCAGCCCACTTCCTGGCCACCACAGCCCCAGCCCCTGTGGCCACTGGCCTAATGCACTTGCCCCCAGCATCTTTCGACAGTGCCCTCCGCCACAGACTTTGCCCAACCTCGTCTACCTGGCACGTGCCTCCTGCTACAACCTATGCAGCACCCCATTTTTTCCACCTCAACACCAAACTGTAG
- the ARID5A gene encoding AT-rich interactive domain-containing protein 5A isoform X4, translated as MVNLWKIYKAVEKLGAYELVTGRRLWKNVYDELGGSPGSTSAATCTRRHYERLVLPYVRHLKGEDDKPLPPSKPKKQYKMTKDPRGDDGATERPKKVKEEKQGDQMMPGKIKTDAAATDLVQLPSQELPKDNIEEPGPTLGSSLPFLGATCCPEAYKRLLSSFYCKGTHGIMSPLAKKKLLAQVSKAGALQCQEGCCHGTGGPNRELQAPPAVCHQERPQSPEPAEISRHQLTPQEGLSATGGTLREEAHVGPRPSAPIFTGCFHACPTEVPKPISQYPRDFFPSLKKGVLPRPSGNEDGLQVKEPQLVWGGDASRPSAFHKGSSRKGNLYPKPKACWVSPMAKVPAESPMPLPTFPTNPGLSNKRSLEVEDFAHGGKKLRAVSPYLKEMDAKECGTKPVGPSLAVSCLLGPALGPALPEAYRGTMLRCPLNFAGTPDPLKGQATLPFSPLVIPAFPAHFLATTAPAPVATGLMHLPPASFDSALRHRLCPTSSTWHVPPATTYAAPHFFHLNTKL; from the exons ATGG TTAACCTGTGGAAGATCTACAAGGCCGTGGAGAAGCTGGGTGCCTATGAGCTG GTGACTGGCCGCCGCCTCTGGAAGAACGTGTACGACGAGCTGGGGGGCAGCCCAGGGAGCACCAGCGCCGCCACGTGCACACGCCGCCACTACGAGAG GCTGGTCCTCCCATACGTGCGGCACCTGAAGGGGGAGGATGATAAGCCGTTGCCCCCCTCCAAGCCCAAGAAGCAATACAAGATGACCAAAGATCCTCGGGGGGATGATGGGGCCACAGAGAGGCCGAAGAAAGTCAAGGAAGAGAAGCAGGGAGACCAG ATGATGCCAGGAAAAATCAAAACAGATGCCGCTGCCACTGACCTGGTCCAGCTTCCCAGCCAGGAGCTCCCTAAGGACAACATAGAAGAGCCAGGCCCAACCTTGGGGTCCTCTTTGCCCTTCTTGGGTGCCACATGCTGCCCTGAGGCCTACAAGCGACTCTTGTCCAGCTTCTACTGCAAAGGGACACATGGCATCATGTCACCACTAGCCAAAAAGAAGCTCCTGGCCCAGGTGAGCAAGGCAGGGGCCTTGCAGTGCCAGGAGGGCTGTTGCCATGGGACAGGAGGTCCTAACAGAGAGCTCCAGGCACCGCCAGCTGTTTGCCATCAAGAGCGTCCCCAGAGCCCAGAACCAGCTGAGATCTCCAGGCACCAGCTGACTCCTCAGGAGGGACTGTCTGCCACCGGGGGCACCCTCAGGGAGGAGGCTCATGTGGGCCCCCGGCCATCAGCCCCCATCTTCACTGGCTGTTTCCATGCCTGCCCCACTGAAGTGCCGAAGCCTATCAGCCAGTACCCCCGGGACTTCTTCCCCAGTCTTAAAAAAGGGGTGCTACCAAGGCCTTCTGGTAATGAGGATGGGCTGCAGGTCAAAGAGCCCCAACTGGTGTGGGGTGGAGATGCCAGTCGTCCTTCTGCGTTTCACAAAGGCAGCTCCAGAAAGGGCAACCTCTACCCTAAGCCCAAAGCCTGCTGGGTATCCCCCATGGCCAAGGTCCCTGCTGAGAGCCCTATGCCCCTCCCCACCTTCCCTACCAACCCAGGCCTCAGTAACAAGCGCAGCCTGGAGGTGGAGGATTTTGCCCATGGTGGCAAAAAACTACGTGCTGTGTCCCCCTATCTTAAGGAGATGGATGCCAAGGAGTGTGGGACTAAACCTGTGGGGCCCAGTTTGGCTGTATCCTGCTTGCTGGGCCCAGCCCTGGGGCCTGCCCTCCCAGAGGCCTACAGGGGCACCATGCTACGCTGCCCACTGAACTTTGCTGGCACCCCAGACCCCTTAAAGGGCCAAGCCACACTTCCCTTCAGCCCCCTGGTCATCCCAGCCTTCCCAGCCCACTTCCTGGCCACCACAGCCCCAGCCCCTGTGGCCACTGGCCTAATGCACTTGCCCCCAGCATCTTTCGACAGTGCCCTCCGCCACAGACTTTGCCCAACCTCGTCTACCTGGCACGTGCCTCCTGCTACAACCTATGCAGCACCCCATTTTTTCCACCTCAACACCAAACTGTAG
- the ARID5A gene encoding AT-rich interactive domain-containing protein 5A isoform X1: MHFEESAVALSVEGSAESPTAPPVKGKRKQPEGGDPLDPPVSPKPDGEQSRSQSPIQLEDSPETGGEREEQEREEEQAFLVSLYKFMKERHTPIERVPHLGFKQINLWKIYKAVEKLGAYELVTGRRLWKNVYDELGGSPGSTSAATCTRRHYERLVLPYVRHLKGEDDKPLPPSKPKKQYKMTKDPRGDDGATERPKKVKEEKQGDQMMPGKIKTDAAATDLVQLPSQELPKDNIEEPGPTLGSSLPFLGATCCPEAYKRLLSSFYCKGTHGIMSPLAKKKLLAQVSKAGALQCQEGCCHGTGGPNRELQAPPAVCHQERPQSPEPAEISRHQLTPQEGLSATGGTLREEAHVGPRPSAPIFTGCFHACPTEVPKPISQYPRDFFPSLKKGVLPRPSGNEDGLQVKEPQLVWGGDASRPSAFHKGSSRKGNLYPKPKACWVSPMAKVPAESPMPLPTFPTNPGLSNKRSLEVEDFAHGGKKLRAVSPYLKEMDAKECGTKPVGPSLAVSCLLGPALGPALPEAYRGTMLRCPLNFAGTPDPLKGQATLPFSPLVIPAFPAHFLATTAPAPVATGLMHLPPASFDSALRHRLCPTSSTWHVPPATTYAAPHFFHLNTKL; encoded by the exons ATGCACTTTGAAGAATCGGCTGTTGCTCTTTCTGTCGAGGGCTCTGCTGAGTCTCCCACAG CACCTCCTGTCAAAGGGAAAAGGAAACAGCCAGAGGGGGGTGACCCACTAGACCCACCTGTGTCCCCTAAACCTGATGGTGAACAGAGCAGGAGCCAAAGCCCCATCCAGCTGGAG GACTCCCCCGAGACAGGCGGGGAGCGGGAGGAGCAGGAGCGGGAGGAGGAACAGGCCTTCCTGGTCAGCCTCTACAAGTTCATGAAGGAGCGACACACGCCCATCGAGAGGGTGCCCCATCTCGGCTTCAAGCAGA TTAACCTGTGGAAGATCTACAAGGCCGTGGAGAAGCTGGGTGCCTATGAGCTG GTGACTGGCCGCCGCCTCTGGAAGAACGTGTACGACGAGCTGGGGGGCAGCCCAGGGAGCACCAGCGCCGCCACGTGCACACGCCGCCACTACGAGAG GCTGGTCCTCCCATACGTGCGGCACCTGAAGGGGGAGGATGATAAGCCGTTGCCCCCCTCCAAGCCCAAGAAGCAATACAAGATGACCAAAGATCCTCGGGGGGATGATGGGGCCACAGAGAGGCCGAAGAAAGTCAAGGAAGAGAAGCAGGGAGACCAG ATGATGCCAGGAAAAATCAAAACAGATGCCGCTGCCACTGACCTGGTCCAGCTTCCCAGCCAGGAGCTCCCTAAGGACAACATAGAAGAGCCAGGCCCAACCTTGGGGTCCTCTTTGCCCTTCTTGGGTGCCACATGCTGCCCTGAGGCCTACAAGCGACTCTTGTCCAGCTTCTACTGCAAAGGGACACATGGCATCATGTCACCACTAGCCAAAAAGAAGCTCCTGGCCCAGGTGAGCAAGGCAGGGGCCTTGCAGTGCCAGGAGGGCTGTTGCCATGGGACAGGAGGTCCTAACAGAGAGCTCCAGGCACCGCCAGCTGTTTGCCATCAAGAGCGTCCCCAGAGCCCAGAACCAGCTGAGATCTCCAGGCACCAGCTGACTCCTCAGGAGGGACTGTCTGCCACCGGGGGCACCCTCAGGGAGGAGGCTCATGTGGGCCCCCGGCCATCAGCCCCCATCTTCACTGGCTGTTTCCATGCCTGCCCCACTGAAGTGCCGAAGCCTATCAGCCAGTACCCCCGGGACTTCTTCCCCAGTCTTAAAAAAGGGGTGCTACCAAGGCCTTCTGGTAATGAGGATGGGCTGCAGGTCAAAGAGCCCCAACTGGTGTGGGGTGGAGATGCCAGTCGTCCTTCTGCGTTTCACAAAGGCAGCTCCAGAAAGGGCAACCTCTACCCTAAGCCCAAAGCCTGCTGGGTATCCCCCATGGCCAAGGTCCCTGCTGAGAGCCCTATGCCCCTCCCCACCTTCCCTACCAACCCAGGCCTCAGTAACAAGCGCAGCCTGGAGGTGGAGGATTTTGCCCATGGTGGCAAAAAACTACGTGCTGTGTCCCCCTATCTTAAGGAGATGGATGCCAAGGAGTGTGGGACTAAACCTGTGGGGCCCAGTTTGGCTGTATCCTGCTTGCTGGGCCCAGCCCTGGGGCCTGCCCTCCCAGAGGCCTACAGGGGCACCATGCTACGCTGCCCACTGAACTTTGCTGGCACCCCAGACCCCTTAAAGGGCCAAGCCACACTTCCCTTCAGCCCCCTGGTCATCCCAGCCTTCCCAGCCCACTTCCTGGCCACCACAGCCCCAGCCCCTGTGGCCACTGGCCTAATGCACTTGCCCCCAGCATCTTTCGACAGTGCCCTCCGCCACAGACTTTGCCCAACCTCGTCTACCTGGCACGTGCCTCCTGCTACAACCTATGCAGCACCCCATTTTTTCCACCTCAACACCAAACTGTAG
- the ARID5A gene encoding AT-rich interactive domain-containing protein 5A isoform X3: MKERHTPIERVPHLGFKQINLWKIYKAVEKLGAYELVTGRRLWKNVYDELGGSPGSTSAATCTRRHYERLVLPYVRHLKGEDDKPLPPSKPKKQYKMTKDPRGDDGATERPKKVKEEKQGDQMMPGKIKTDAAATDLVQLPSQELPKDNIEEPGPTLGSSLPFLGATCCPEAYKRLLSSFYCKGTHGIMSPLAKKKLLAQVSKAGALQCQEGCCHGTGGPNRELQAPPAVCHQERPQSPEPAEISRHQLTPQEGLSATGGTLREEAHVGPRPSAPIFTGCFHACPTEVPKPISQYPRDFFPSLKKGVLPRPSGNEDGLQVKEPQLVWGGDASRPSAFHKGSSRKGNLYPKPKACWVSPMAKVPAESPMPLPTFPTNPGLSNKRSLEVEDFAHGGKKLRAVSPYLKEMDAKECGTKPVGPSLAVSCLLGPALGPALPEAYRGTMLRCPLNFAGTPDPLKGQATLPFSPLVIPAFPAHFLATTAPAPVATGLMHLPPASFDSALRHRLCPTSSTWHVPPATTYAAPHFFHLNTKL; this comes from the exons ATGAAGGAGCGACACACGCCCATCGAGAGGGTGCCCCATCTCGGCTTCAAGCAGA TTAACCTGTGGAAGATCTACAAGGCCGTGGAGAAGCTGGGTGCCTATGAGCTG GTGACTGGCCGCCGCCTCTGGAAGAACGTGTACGACGAGCTGGGGGGCAGCCCAGGGAGCACCAGCGCCGCCACGTGCACACGCCGCCACTACGAGAG GCTGGTCCTCCCATACGTGCGGCACCTGAAGGGGGAGGATGATAAGCCGTTGCCCCCCTCCAAGCCCAAGAAGCAATACAAGATGACCAAAGATCCTCGGGGGGATGATGGGGCCACAGAGAGGCCGAAGAAAGTCAAGGAAGAGAAGCAGGGAGACCAG ATGATGCCAGGAAAAATCAAAACAGATGCCGCTGCCACTGACCTGGTCCAGCTTCCCAGCCAGGAGCTCCCTAAGGACAACATAGAAGAGCCAGGCCCAACCTTGGGGTCCTCTTTGCCCTTCTTGGGTGCCACATGCTGCCCTGAGGCCTACAAGCGACTCTTGTCCAGCTTCTACTGCAAAGGGACACATGGCATCATGTCACCACTAGCCAAAAAGAAGCTCCTGGCCCAGGTGAGCAAGGCAGGGGCCTTGCAGTGCCAGGAGGGCTGTTGCCATGGGACAGGAGGTCCTAACAGAGAGCTCCAGGCACCGCCAGCTGTTTGCCATCAAGAGCGTCCCCAGAGCCCAGAACCAGCTGAGATCTCCAGGCACCAGCTGACTCCTCAGGAGGGACTGTCTGCCACCGGGGGCACCCTCAGGGAGGAGGCTCATGTGGGCCCCCGGCCATCAGCCCCCATCTTCACTGGCTGTTTCCATGCCTGCCCCACTGAAGTGCCGAAGCCTATCAGCCAGTACCCCCGGGACTTCTTCCCCAGTCTTAAAAAAGGGGTGCTACCAAGGCCTTCTGGTAATGAGGATGGGCTGCAGGTCAAAGAGCCCCAACTGGTGTGGGGTGGAGATGCCAGTCGTCCTTCTGCGTTTCACAAAGGCAGCTCCAGAAAGGGCAACCTCTACCCTAAGCCCAAAGCCTGCTGGGTATCCCCCATGGCCAAGGTCCCTGCTGAGAGCCCTATGCCCCTCCCCACCTTCCCTACCAACCCAGGCCTCAGTAACAAGCGCAGCCTGGAGGTGGAGGATTTTGCCCATGGTGGCAAAAAACTACGTGCTGTGTCCCCCTATCTTAAGGAGATGGATGCCAAGGAGTGTGGGACTAAACCTGTGGGGCCCAGTTTGGCTGTATCCTGCTTGCTGGGCCCAGCCCTGGGGCCTGCCCTCCCAGAGGCCTACAGGGGCACCATGCTACGCTGCCCACTGAACTTTGCTGGCACCCCAGACCCCTTAAAGGGCCAAGCCACACTTCCCTTCAGCCCCCTGGTCATCCCAGCCTTCCCAGCCCACTTCCTGGCCACCACAGCCCCAGCCCCTGTGGCCACTGGCCTAATGCACTTGCCCCCAGCATCTTTCGACAGTGCCCTCCGCCACAGACTTTGCCCAACCTCGTCTACCTGGCACGTGCCTCCTGCTACAACCTATGCAGCACCCCATTTTTTCCACCTCAACACCAAACTGTAG
- the ARID5A gene encoding AT-rich interactive domain-containing protein 5A isoform X5: protein MTKDPRGDDGATERPKKVKEEKQGDQMMPGKIKTDAAATDLVQLPSQELPKDNIEEPGPTLGSSLPFLGATCCPEAYKRLLSSFYCKGTHGIMSPLAKKKLLAQVSKAGALQCQEGCCHGTGGPNRELQAPPAVCHQERPQSPEPAEISRHQLTPQEGLSATGGTLREEAHVGPRPSAPIFTGCFHACPTEVPKPISQYPRDFFPSLKKGVLPRPSGNEDGLQVKEPQLVWGGDASRPSAFHKGSSRKGNLYPKPKACWVSPMAKVPAESPMPLPTFPTNPGLSNKRSLEVEDFAHGGKKLRAVSPYLKEMDAKECGTKPVGPSLAVSCLLGPALGPALPEAYRGTMLRCPLNFAGTPDPLKGQATLPFSPLVIPAFPAHFLATTAPAPVATGLMHLPPASFDSALRHRLCPTSSTWHVPPATTYAAPHFFHLNTKL, encoded by the exons ATGACCAAAGATCCTCGGGGGGATGATGGGGCCACAGAGAGGCCGAAGAAAGTCAAGGAAGAGAAGCAGGGAGACCAG ATGATGCCAGGAAAAATCAAAACAGATGCCGCTGCCACTGACCTGGTCCAGCTTCCCAGCCAGGAGCTCCCTAAGGACAACATAGAAGAGCCAGGCCCAACCTTGGGGTCCTCTTTGCCCTTCTTGGGTGCCACATGCTGCCCTGAGGCCTACAAGCGACTCTTGTCCAGCTTCTACTGCAAAGGGACACATGGCATCATGTCACCACTAGCCAAAAAGAAGCTCCTGGCCCAGGTGAGCAAGGCAGGGGCCTTGCAGTGCCAGGAGGGCTGTTGCCATGGGACAGGAGGTCCTAACAGAGAGCTCCAGGCACCGCCAGCTGTTTGCCATCAAGAGCGTCCCCAGAGCCCAGAACCAGCTGAGATCTCCAGGCACCAGCTGACTCCTCAGGAGGGACTGTCTGCCACCGGGGGCACCCTCAGGGAGGAGGCTCATGTGGGCCCCCGGCCATCAGCCCCCATCTTCACTGGCTGTTTCCATGCCTGCCCCACTGAAGTGCCGAAGCCTATCAGCCAGTACCCCCGGGACTTCTTCCCCAGTCTTAAAAAAGGGGTGCTACCAAGGCCTTCTGGTAATGAGGATGGGCTGCAGGTCAAAGAGCCCCAACTGGTGTGGGGTGGAGATGCCAGTCGTCCTTCTGCGTTTCACAAAGGCAGCTCCAGAAAGGGCAACCTCTACCCTAAGCCCAAAGCCTGCTGGGTATCCCCCATGGCCAAGGTCCCTGCTGAGAGCCCTATGCCCCTCCCCACCTTCCCTACCAACCCAGGCCTCAGTAACAAGCGCAGCCTGGAGGTGGAGGATTTTGCCCATGGTGGCAAAAAACTACGTGCTGTGTCCCCCTATCTTAAGGAGATGGATGCCAAGGAGTGTGGGACTAAACCTGTGGGGCCCAGTTTGGCTGTATCCTGCTTGCTGGGCCCAGCCCTGGGGCCTGCCCTCCCAGAGGCCTACAGGGGCACCATGCTACGCTGCCCACTGAACTTTGCTGGCACCCCAGACCCCTTAAAGGGCCAAGCCACACTTCCCTTCAGCCCCCTGGTCATCCCAGCCTTCCCAGCCCACTTCCTGGCCACCACAGCCCCAGCCCCTGTGGCCACTGGCCTAATGCACTTGCCCCCAGCATCTTTCGACAGTGCCCTCCGCCACAGACTTTGCCCAACCTCGTCTACCTGGCACGTGCCTCCTGCTACAACCTATGCAGCACCCCATTTTTTCCACCTCAACACCAAACTGTAG